Genomic window (Candidatus Neomarinimicrobiota bacterium):
TACATCGTCAGCAGTAGGATAGGACTTGGATCTCAACGCCTTGAGATTCGCGCGGGCCTCGGTGACCCATACGGGCGTCACCGCTTCGGGTATGCGTCCTTCGCGGGCGGCCTGGGCGACTTCCTGGGCCTCCCGGCGCTTGGCCTCCTGCCACTCCTCGTCCATCATGCCGTAGAGCAGCATCTCCCAGCGCGATGAGCGCTGCTGGCCGTGCTGGTCATGAGAGCGCAGGAAATAGATCAGGGTCTTAGGCTCCAGGCGCCGCTCCCTGGCCTGGCGCATGTCGTCCACGAGAGCGCCCACCCCCAGGCGATGGATGTAATAACCGACCTCATTCTCCCACTGCATGCGCACATTTGATTGCCAGTCTTTGGGCCAGGGCTGGCGGCTGAAGGTCTGCAGGAAGACTACCTCGATGCGATTGATGGCGTTACGGTACTGATGGACGTATTTCCACTTTCCCTCCAGGCCGTCCAGCCAGCGCAGGTGGGCGATGGCTGCAACGTAGTCCTGGGCCTGCATGTGCTCGATGACAGCGGCGAACTTGGCGGGGATGGGATCGGGAAGGGTGGTCATTACAGGATCGCGCTATCCAGGTAGGCTTCGCAGATGAATAGACCATTGCGGTAAATGTCGATTTGCGGCGGGCGCGGTTCATCCAGCCAACTGATCTCCACAGCCTCGCCCGCCATCTGTAGTAATTCCTCATTGTAGTAATACCGCCCATACAGCACCACCGCCCCTCTGCGGTTGACTATCCTGACAGCGGTCTTGTTTATATGGGTGGAAGACACGATGTGGATACTGGAAGTCATTTTTCACTTCCTCAATTGCTTTACTTCTATAGCATGTGTCACGTGCCAAATTCCGTTTGCATTGGGTTCAATTT
Coding sequences:
- a CDS encoding Mu transposase C-terminal domain-containing protein is translated as MTSSIHIVSSTHINKTAVRIVNRRGAVVLYGRYYYNEELLQMAGEAVEISWLDEPRPPQIDIYRNGLFICEAYLDSAIL